A genome region from Halorussus pelagicus includes the following:
- a CDS encoding halocin C8-like domain-containing protein, whose translation MSDNGPSRRSVLKGMGSAGVAGVAGTFSASIAAAEGPEQDPITMLEKGRKMALARKLSRTQQFDDLIEVANEKGYGFSWDLDNLDAARVEAGDFRRELVAYNFETEGDHRAAVVVGRDLDTEAVELAQLDFEYYREDGVLDRTERYEAATQVEATQLGKETTDSGVTHRTIRPDPDAIKSFINEDVNATDWNDFPDYLNISYCSGCYWAANKTCRLLCSTVGAFACGALGVTVVGAVSCVTFVKGVCYVVNYVSGCGDDLGATICKGGLNVCDDDASGDIVNVDIPYF comes from the coding sequence ATGTCCGATAATGGGCCAAGTAGACGAAGCGTACTGAAAGGTATGGGCAGTGCTGGCGTCGCTGGCGTCGCGGGGACGTTCTCGGCTTCCATCGCCGCGGCCGAGGGTCCCGAGCAGGACCCGATTACGATGCTGGAGAAGGGCCGCAAGATGGCCCTCGCCCGCAAACTCTCCCGCACCCAGCAGTTCGACGACCTGATAGAGGTCGCCAACGAGAAGGGCTACGGGTTCTCGTGGGACCTCGACAACCTCGACGCCGCGCGGGTCGAAGCCGGTGACTTCCGGCGCGAACTCGTCGCGTACAACTTCGAGACCGAAGGCGACCACCGCGCGGCCGTCGTCGTTGGCAGGGACCTCGATACCGAGGCCGTCGAACTGGCCCAACTCGACTTCGAGTATTACCGAGAGGACGGCGTCCTCGACCGAACCGAACGCTACGAGGCGGCGACGCAGGTCGAGGCGACCCAACTCGGCAAGGAGACGACCGACAGCGGCGTCACCCACCGGACCATCCGGCCCGACCCCGACGCCATCAAGTCGTTCATCAACGAGGATGTCAACGCCACCGACTGGAACGACTTCCCGGACTATCTGAACATCAGCTACTGTAGCGGCTGTTACTGGGCGGCCAACAAGACCTGCCGACTGCTCTGTAGCACGGTCGGGGCGTTCGCTTGCGGCGCGCTCGGCGTCACCGTCGTCGGTGCCGTCTCCTGCGTCACCTTCGTCAAGGGCGTCTGCTACGTCGTCAACTACGTCAGCGGCTGTGGCGACGACCTCGGAGCGACCATCTGTAAGGGCGGCCTGAACGTCTGCGACGACGACGCGTCCGGCGACATCGTCAACGTGGATATCCCGTACTTCTGA
- the uvrB gene encoding excinuclease ABC subunit UvrB: MSDADSGPLSPDRPEAESEFRVDAPFDPAGDQPEAIEQLAEGYRSGMDKQTLLGVTGSGKTNTVSWLVEEIQKPTLVIAHNKTLAAQLYEEFRNLFPDNAVEYFVSYYDYYQPEAYVEQTDKYIEKDASINEEIDRLRHSATRSLLTRDDVIVVASVSAIYGLGDPRNYEEMSLRLEVGEEIERDELLARLVDLNYERNDVDFTQGTFRVRGDTVEIFPMYGRYAVRVELWGDEIDRMLKVDPLEGEVQSQESAVLVHPGEHYSIPEQTMDDAIAEIEDDLHDRIGYFERNNDLVAAQRIEERTTFDLEMMREAGYCSGIENYSVYLSDRDPGDAPFTLLDYFPDDFLTVIDESHQTVPQIKGQFAGDKSRKDSLVENGFRLPTAYDNRPLQFEEFEGKTDRTLYVSATPADYEREQSEQIVEQIVRPTHLVDPKVEVTDAEGQIDDLMDRIETRTDNNERVLVTTLTKRMAEDLTEYLEEAGVAVEYMHDETDTLERHELVRGLRLGEFDVLVGINLLREGLDIPEVSLVAILDADQQGFLRSETSLVQTMGRAARNVNGEVVLYADETTDAMAAAIDETQRRRAIQQEYNEEHGFEATTIEKEVSDANLPGSKTDTSGVTDGEPETDEEAERRIEELEERMNDAASNLEFELAADIRDRIRELREEFEVDVDVEGGVPEPRDGL; the protein is encoded by the coding sequence ATGAGCGACGCCGACAGCGGGCCGCTTTCGCCCGACAGGCCCGAGGCCGAGTCCGAGTTCCGGGTCGATGCGCCCTTCGACCCCGCCGGGGATCAACCGGAGGCCATCGAGCAGTTGGCCGAGGGGTATCGGTCGGGAATGGACAAACAGACCCTGCTCGGGGTGACGGGGTCGGGGAAGACCAACACCGTCTCGTGGCTGGTCGAGGAGATTCAGAAACCGACGCTAGTCATCGCACACAACAAGACGCTCGCCGCCCAACTCTACGAGGAGTTCCGGAACCTCTTCCCCGACAACGCCGTCGAGTATTTCGTCAGTTACTACGACTACTACCAGCCTGAAGCCTACGTCGAGCAGACCGACAAGTACATCGAGAAAGACGCCTCCATCAACGAGGAGATAGACCGCCTGCGCCACTCCGCGACGCGCTCACTTCTCACGCGCGACGACGTAATCGTCGTCGCGTCGGTCTCCGCGATTTACGGGCTTGGTGACCCGCGAAACTACGAGGAGATGAGCCTGCGTCTCGAAGTCGGCGAGGAAATCGAACGCGACGAACTGCTGGCGCGCCTCGTGGACCTGAACTACGAGCGCAACGACGTGGACTTCACGCAAGGCACCTTCCGCGTGCGGGGCGACACCGTCGAAATCTTCCCGATGTACGGCCGATACGCCGTGCGCGTCGAACTGTGGGGCGACGAAATCGACCGCATGCTGAAGGTTGACCCCTTGGAGGGCGAAGTCCAATCGCAGGAGTCGGCCGTCCTCGTCCACCCCGGCGAACACTACTCGATTCCCGAACAGACGATGGACGACGCCATCGCCGAAATCGAGGACGACTTACACGACCGCATCGGCTACTTCGAGCGGAACAACGACCTCGTGGCGGCCCAGCGCATCGAGGAGCGGACGACCTTCGACCTCGAAATGATGCGGGAGGCCGGATACTGCTCGGGCATCGAGAACTACTCGGTCTACCTCTCGGACCGCGACCCCGGCGACGCGCCCTTCACGCTGTTGGACTACTTCCCCGACGACTTCCTGACCGTCATCGACGAATCCCACCAGACCGTCCCGCAAATCAAGGGCCAGTTCGCGGGCGACAAGTCCCGGAAGGACAGCCTCGTGGAAAACGGCTTTCGCCTGCCGACGGCCTACGACAACCGTCCGCTCCAGTTCGAGGAGTTCGAGGGGAAGACCGACCGGACCCTTTATGTCTCGGCGACGCCCGCCGACTACGAGCGCGAGCAGAGCGAGCAGATAGTCGAGCAGATTGTTCGGCCCACGCATCTCGTGGACCCCAAAGTCGAGGTCACGGACGCCGAGGGCCAGATAGACGACCTGATGGACCGCATCGAAACTCGGACCGACAACAACGAGCGCGTCCTCGTCACGACGTTGACCAAGCGCATGGCCGAGGACCTGACCGAGTACCTCGAAGAGGCTGGCGTCGCGGTCGAGTACATGCACGACGAGACCGACACCTTGGAGCGCCACGAACTCGTTCGGGGCCTGCGCCTCGGCGAGTTCGACGTTCTCGTCGGCATCAATCTCCTGCGCGAGGGACTGGACATCCCGGAAGTCTCGCTCGTCGCCATCCTCGACGCCGACCAGCAGGGGTTCCTGCGCTCGGAGACCTCGCTGGTCCAGACCATGGGTCGGGCCGCCCGGAACGTCAACGGCGAGGTGGTCCTCTACGCCGACGAGACCACCGACGCGATGGCGGCCGCAATCGACGAGACCCAGCGCCGTCGGGCCATCCAGCAGGAGTACAACGAAGAACACGGCTTCGAGGCGACGACAATCGAGAAGGAAGTCTCGGACGCGAACCTGCCGGGGAGCAAGACCGACACCTCCGGCGTGACCGACGGCGAACCCGAGACCGACGAGGAGGCCGAGCGCCGCATCGAGGAGTTAGAGGAGCGCATGAACGACGCTGCGAGCAATCTGGAGTTCGAGTTGGCGGCCGACATCCGCGACCGGATTCGGGAGTTGCGCGAGGAGTTCGAAGTCGATGTGGACGTTGAGGGCGGCGTTCCGGAACCAAGAGACGGGCTGTGA
- a CDS encoding Eco57I restriction-modification methylase domain-containing protein: MNERENPLRSVPTEFVTEAFDTEVSESQIESVATAVSDAVADLRESVGDDRLEELLRDGEATTLMARDSAENEDPEPITKRTVIEPLFAALGYPDPAVEAGDRSDERGKQADYSFSLAEYDDVDSGRLLVEAEPMNKRLDQESHGLGQVKDWLDRKKFDANFGLATDGLRWVLVKYDRDTYSYDTLAEVNLQRTFVKAFENQTGRNVGLDEWVEGDDRELVETFVRSFGYENFVSIASEARAVIKETKAEITDEFYDEYVQYVFGIRPDGEERTTRSLVGDGVIAPEAATGDDVRLFAVGLMNRLVFLKFLEDKRLVDADLLRKLVADHDDGLNPETFYKTYLEPLFFGILDEKPDDRTGRIRDIDVYSEVPYLNGGLFRPTSEWDGDVNEREFDVRDTVLLSIVDLLERHDFSADGGPTDLDPSVLGNVFEKTINHITGDAGDQKKELGAYYTPDEITRFCAEETVQPALLERFADRMVAEWGWTDEMADYDDVYELVDALPETNTDLIEDLLAVVDEFRALDPACGSGHFLTSVQSELVGIRKALYEKHDETPPTWKLHKQTVVQNVYGVDIVNPAVEIAKLRLWLSIITEVDPDEVATYDDEELALPNVVFNVRQGNSLIGYTDLMETSSDSDQSRLDAWGADTVREKYGDIIELVEKHKATSDTEEAKAYLEDAEELLDQYRDDLDEKVLLEFKEAGIEDIGVEQVREYEPFHWVLEFAQVYGDGGFDVIVGNPPWEVLTVNRDDFFSQFDSRFRTRTPSEKDQKQKELLERDEREIQPKWQDYQRRMKIRSTYFKKSGSYELQTPKVAGRTVANENDLSALFLERVLKLADNDGYVSQVLPGVVFTGASCKDLRKHLLNQTRVNSLVTFENHGIFDDIDNRYNFGTLVLKNSGETDVLKGKFVQKDLRILKNLDEEAISISKTVLGNFSPEASIFPSVNSGKETDVLEKVLKNPAIGEQSGEKWYADPYTELHLSQDSDRLVEEKYNGDYPVLGGRNVYQYSYSPDFVDDLESPNFWSVSEETDPEKSGKQRIREKNLPDLKRSVYDEFGGEKTSKSQKQFVNDLLEDERGEPLTEEDVLLDCTEYRLAYREIARSTDERTMIAAIIPKGVISYHKLPTLRPYSIQPEEKHLQKKRLHGAYNRIFTDKELFVALGLLNSIPFDFLMRTKIDSSIVQYKFKESQVPRLTSGDDWFEYISHRAARLNCYGEQFAEMRERLGGIDAATDPDERQRLQAEIDAAAFHAYGLDREETRFVLDDFHRVRDPRMMTEEYFDLVAETYDELAERGPMD, encoded by the coding sequence ATGAACGAGCGAGAGAACCCCTTACGCTCGGTCCCCACCGAGTTCGTCACCGAAGCGTTCGACACCGAGGTATCGGAGTCCCAAATCGAGAGCGTCGCAACCGCGGTCTCGGACGCCGTCGCTGACCTGCGAGAGAGCGTCGGTGACGACCGACTCGAAGAACTGCTCCGAGACGGCGAAGCCACGACGCTGATGGCGCGCGACAGCGCGGAGAACGAGGACCCCGAACCCATCACCAAGCGAACCGTCATCGAACCGCTGTTCGCGGCGCTCGGCTATCCCGACCCCGCCGTCGAGGCGGGCGACCGCTCGGACGAACGAGGCAAGCAGGCGGACTACTCCTTCTCGCTCGCCGAGTACGACGACGTGGACTCGGGGCGACTGCTGGTCGAGGCCGAACCGATGAACAAGCGACTCGACCAAGAGAGCCACGGACTCGGGCAAGTCAAAGACTGGCTCGACCGCAAGAAGTTCGACGCCAACTTCGGGTTGGCAACCGACGGGCTACGGTGGGTGCTGGTCAAGTACGACCGCGACACCTACAGCTACGACACCTTGGCCGAGGTGAACCTCCAGCGGACCTTCGTCAAAGCGTTCGAGAACCAGACGGGGCGCAACGTCGGACTGGACGAGTGGGTCGAAGGCGACGACCGGGAGCTGGTAGAGACGTTCGTCCGGTCGTTCGGCTACGAGAACTTCGTCTCAATCGCCAGCGAGGCGCGGGCGGTCATCAAGGAGACGAAAGCCGAAATCACCGACGAGTTCTACGACGAGTACGTCCAGTACGTCTTCGGCATCCGACCCGACGGCGAGGAGCGGACGACCCGAAGCCTCGTCGGCGACGGCGTAATCGCGCCGGAAGCGGCGACCGGCGACGACGTGCGACTGTTCGCGGTCGGGTTGATGAACCGCCTCGTCTTCCTGAAGTTCCTCGAAGACAAGCGACTGGTGGACGCCGACCTCCTCCGGAAACTGGTGGCGGACCACGACGACGGTCTGAACCCCGAGACGTTTTACAAGACCTATCTCGAACCGCTGTTTTTCGGCATCTTGGACGAGAAACCCGACGACCGGACGGGCCGGATTCGGGACATCGACGTGTACAGCGAGGTGCCGTATCTCAACGGTGGCCTATTCCGGCCGACCAGCGAGTGGGACGGCGACGTGAACGAGCGCGAGTTCGACGTGCGCGACACGGTGTTGCTCTCCATCGTGGACCTGCTGGAGCGCCACGACTTCTCGGCGGACGGCGGGCCGACCGACCTCGACCCGAGCGTGCTGGGCAACGTCTTCGAGAAGACTATCAACCACATCACGGGCGACGCGGGCGACCAGAAGAAGGAACTGGGAGCCTACTACACGCCCGACGAAATCACGCGCTTTTGCGCGGAGGAGACGGTCCAACCCGCGCTTTTGGAGCGGTTCGCCGACCGAATGGTCGCCGAATGGGGCTGGACCGACGAGATGGCCGACTACGACGACGTGTACGAACTCGTGGACGCGCTCCCCGAGACGAACACCGACCTCATCGAGGACCTGCTCGCGGTGGTAGACGAGTTCCGCGCGCTCGACCCTGCCTGTGGGTCGGGCCACTTCCTCACCTCGGTCCAGAGCGAACTCGTCGGTATCCGGAAGGCCCTCTACGAGAAACACGACGAGACTCCGCCGACGTGGAAACTCCACAAGCAGACGGTCGTCCAGAACGTCTACGGCGTGGACATCGTGAACCCGGCGGTCGAAATCGCCAAACTCCGACTCTGGCTCTCCATCATCACCGAGGTGGACCCCGACGAGGTGGCCACCTACGACGACGAGGAACTGGCGCTCCCGAACGTGGTGTTCAACGTCCGGCAGGGCAACAGCCTCATCGGCTACACCGACCTGATGGAGACGAGTTCCGACAGCGACCAGTCGCGCCTCGACGCGTGGGGTGCCGACACGGTGCGCGAGAAGTACGGCGACATCATCGAACTGGTCGAGAAGCACAAGGCAACCAGCGACACCGAGGAGGCCAAGGCGTATCTGGAAGACGCCGAGGAACTGCTGGACCAGTACCGCGACGACTTGGACGAGAAGGTGCTGTTGGAGTTCAAAGAGGCCGGAATCGAGGACATCGGCGTCGAGCAGGTCCGGGAGTACGAACCGTTCCACTGGGTCTTGGAGTTCGCGCAGGTGTATGGTGATGGTGGGTTCGACGTGATTGTGGGGAATCCGCCGTGGGAAGTTTTGACAGTAAATCGAGACGACTTTTTCTCGCAGTTTGACAGTCGTTTTCGAACACGAACACCCTCGGAGAAAGACCAGAAACAGAAAGAACTCTTGGAGAGAGACGAGAGAGAAATTCAACCGAAATGGCAGGACTATCAGCGGCGGATGAAAATCCGGTCTACCTACTTTAAAAAGAGTGGGAGTTACGAGTTGCAAACTCCGAAAGTAGCCGGGCGGACAGTCGCCAATGAAAACGACTTGTCGGCCCTATTTTTAGAACGTGTTCTTAAATTGGCTGACAATGATGGTTACGTTTCACAAGTTCTGCCGGGCGTCGTATTTACTGGCGCTTCCTGTAAAGACCTACGCAAACACTTACTGAACCAAACAAGAGTGAATTCTCTCGTGACTTTTGAAAACCACGGGATATTTGACGATATTGATAACAGGTACAATTTCGGCACTCTCGTTCTGAAGAACTCCGGAGAGACAGACGTTCTCAAGGGGAAGTTCGTGCAAAAGGATCTTCGAATACTCAAAAATCTGGACGAAGAAGCAATCAGCATCAGCAAAACAGTTCTTGGAAACTTCTCACCAGAAGCGAGTATATTCCCCAGCGTTAACTCCGGAAAAGAAACTGACGTTCTAGAAAAAGTACTCAAGAACCCGGCTATAGGTGAACAAAGCGGAGAAAAATGGTACGCTGACCCCTATACCGAACTACACTTATCCCAAGATTCTGATCGGCTTGTCGAAGAGAAATATAACGGAGACTACCCTGTTCTTGGCGGTAGGAATGTCTATCAGTACTCTTATTCTCCGGATTTCGTAGACGATTTAGAATCTCCTAACTTCTGGAGTGTTAGTGAGGAAACGGACCCTGAAAAGAGTGGAAAACAGCGAATTCGAGAAAAGAACCTTCCAGATTTGAAGCGGTCGGTTTACGACGAGTTCGGTGGAGAAAAGACCAGCAAGTCCCAGAAGCAGTTTGTAAACGACCTATTAGAAGACGAGCGAGGAGAACCATTAACCGAAGAAGACGTTCTTCTTGACTGCACAGAGTACCGGCTTGCTTACCGAGAAATCGCTCGTTCAACTGACGAGCGGACGATGATTGCCGCAATAATCCCGAAGGGAGTAATAAGCTACCACAAATTACCTACTCTTCGGCCGTACTCAATTCAACCGGAAGAAAAACATCTCCAGAAGAAGCGTCTTCACGGCGCTTACAACCGAATATTCACCGATAAAGAACTATTCGTAGCGTTGGGACTACTCAATAGCATTCCGTTTGACTTCCTAATGAGGACAAAAATCGACTCAAGTATTGTCCAGTATAAATTCAAAGAATCTCAAGTCCCCCGCCTCACCTCGGGCGACGACTGGTTCGAATACATCTCCCATCGCGCGGCGCGCCTCAACTGCTACGGCGAGCAGTTCGCGGAGATGCGCGAGCGGTTGGGCGGCATCGACGCCGCGACCGACCCCGACGAGCGCCAGCGTCTCCAAGCCGAAATCGACGCCGCGGCGTTCCACGCCTACGGACTCGACCGCGAGGAGACCCGGTTCGTGCTGGACGACTTCCACCGGGTGCGCGACCCGCGGATGATGACCGAGGAGTATTTCGACCTCGTGGCTGAGACCTACGACGAACTGGCCGAGCGCGGGCCGATGGACTGA
- a CDS encoding cation:proton antiporter domain-containing protein produces the protein MAAEGGALVPIVAAIIGLGVGAQVLADRFQVPSVLFLILAGIIIGPEGLQIITPEAFGGALSAIVGLSVAIIVFEGAFHLTTEKLREAPSATLRLVTIGAIVALVGTAVVVRFALGVPWDVAMLVGSLLVATGPTVITPILEVVPARDRVEIALETEGVVNDVTAAILAVVTFELVLLESPTVNEVVADFARRLGIGILAGLVVAGVVWYLLQYVDLSPDNAPQNARLITLAGALVAFGSANTLATEAGIAAVATAGVVLGNLDIPYKEDIEAFKGDITLLVLSFVFIALAALLEFDTLLGLGGEGIVVVVAVALVVRPLGVMLSTTGDRYTLNERVFMSVVGPRGIIPASVATLFAVQLQNQGLGETADILVGTVFLVILTTVVFEGGFARHIAEYLDVIPMRVIIVGGGKVGRSLAERLEDRGENVVLIERDQEMVELARGEDFTVHQGDGTDTEVLQNAGAENAKIIVAATGDDDANLLVAQLSKSKFDAETVIARANNPDNVDAFEDLGVQTIDASSATAWAIDNAIERPALSDWMTELGRSGDVQEIEVTADDLVGKTISELDDELPNGVLIALVGRDGDSEVPSEDFTLQRGDHITLLGRTESVHQAINRCHPRT, from the coding sequence GTGGCAGCAGAAGGTGGCGCGCTTGTACCCATCGTCGCCGCGATTATCGGTCTCGGTGTCGGAGCGCAGGTCCTAGCCGACCGTTTTCAAGTGCCCAGCGTGCTGTTTCTCATCCTCGCTGGAATTATTATCGGTCCCGAGGGGTTACAGATAATCACGCCCGAGGCGTTCGGCGGCGCGCTGTCGGCCATCGTCGGGCTTTCGGTCGCCATCATCGTCTTCGAAGGGGCGTTCCACCTCACGACCGAGAAGCTTCGTGAAGCGCCCTCGGCGACGCTCAGACTCGTGACCATCGGTGCCATCGTCGCGTTAGTCGGCACCGCGGTCGTGGTCCGGTTCGCGCTCGGCGTCCCATGGGACGTGGCGATGCTCGTCGGGTCGCTGCTGGTCGCCACCGGTCCGACGGTCATCACGCCCATTCTCGAAGTGGTGCCCGCCCGCGACCGCGTCGAAATCGCGCTCGAAACCGAGGGCGTGGTCAACGACGTGACCGCCGCGATTCTGGCTGTCGTCACCTTCGAGTTGGTGCTTCTGGAAAGTCCGACCGTCAACGAGGTCGTCGCCGACTTCGCGCGCCGACTCGGTATCGGCATCCTCGCCGGGCTGGTCGTCGCCGGAGTCGTCTGGTACCTCTTGCAGTACGTCGATCTCTCGCCGGACAACGCTCCGCAGAACGCCCGACTCATCACCCTTGCGGGCGCGTTGGTCGCTTTCGGGAGCGCCAACACCCTCGCAACCGAGGCGGGAATCGCGGCGGTGGCGACCGCGGGCGTCGTCCTCGGGAATCTCGACATCCCGTACAAGGAAGACATCGAGGCGTTCAAGGGCGACATCACGTTGCTCGTCCTCTCGTTCGTCTTCATCGCGCTGGCGGCCCTGCTTGAGTTCGATACGTTGCTGGGTCTCGGCGGCGAGGGTATCGTGGTCGTCGTGGCCGTCGCGCTCGTCGTTCGTCCGCTCGGCGTCATGCTCTCGACGACGGGCGACCGATACACCCTCAACGAGCGCGTCTTCATGAGCGTCGTCGGGCCGCGAGGCATCATCCCGGCGTCGGTCGCCACGCTATTCGCGGTCCAACTCCAGAACCAAGGACTGGGTGAGACCGCGGACATCCTCGTCGGGACTGTCTTCCTCGTCATCCTGACGACGGTCGTTTTCGAGGGCGGATTCGCTCGACACATCGCGGAATACTTGGACGTGATACCTATGCGTGTAATCATCGTTGGAGGCGGGAAGGTGGGCCGCTCGCTCGCCGAACGCCTCGAAGACCGTGGCGAAAACGTGGTCCTCATCGAGAGAGATCAGGAAATGGTAGAGCTAGCCCGCGGCGAGGACTTCACGGTCCATCAAGGAGACGGGACCGACACCGAAGTCCTCCAGAATGCGGGCGCAGAGAACGCGAAAATAATCGTGGCCGCGACCGGCGACGACGACGCGAACCTGCTGGTCGCGCAACTCTCGAAGTCGAAGTTCGACGCCGAAACCGTCATCGCGCGGGCCAACAACCCCGACAACGTCGATGCCTTCGAGGACCTCGGTGTCCAGACCATCGACGCCTCGTCGGCGACGGCGTGGGCCATCGACAACGCCATCGAGCGCCCGGCGCTGTCGGACTGGATGACCGAACTCGGCCGGTCGGGCGACGTGCAGGAAATCGAGGTCACCGCGGACGACCTCGTGGGCAAGACCATCTCGGAACTCGACGACGAACTCCCGAACGGCGTCCTTATCGCGCTGGTCGGCCGAGACGGCGACAGCGAGGTTCCGAGCGAGGACTTCACGCTTCAGCGCGGCGACCACATCACCTTGCTCGGTCGGACGGAGTCGGTCCATCAAGCCATCAATCGCTGTCACCCGCGGACCTGA
- a CDS encoding N-6 DNA methylase, which yields MTADIAERWGRESALYEAYRDVARDLLASDERFRTARSEWETFFETSHGDALADVERPSAAGERPTDELFVDSLYYDFVVDRIVALAEREFGFALANREPRANTGALSVRFRALHDRVVSELADLDGRVPDPIEDALTRADLRAADTGFLRRLYEGVVSRDLRLALGEYHTPRGVAELAVDALGVEEFADATFLDPGCGSGVFPSVCIERKIAALEDTHSPDEIVANVTSSVFGIDLNPVAVTSTKLNYLLSLLPVLDAAETERVELPVFLTDAVGLTRDDRISFRGEEFDPAADYLVGNPPWIPWSRLSETVKAGWRERGDELDLLPHDGTASRLGHANDDISLPFVWVCIDRYLDAGGGASFVLKRAVSKGPAGKLLRTLSVDERPLALEAVHDFNRLRPFGEQVGANAAVYALRADADHEFPVETVSWTASERDDPADFATRASMRRTLDREETALVPVDADEEASAWVRADAEHAALGECAHEIRHGVKDDAQAVFSVEREELADLEDEFVYPYVKSRHVVKYGLFGHELRLVPLRKANEDNEKELRERYPKTYDYLETHRDALESRSSSWLDKGPFYNVFGLGEYTWSEYKVAWCRLGFKPHFAVVSTVEDADLGQKQVVPGDHFMFISADGEREAHFLCALLNSATYQRSLKHVASEGKASLSKSVVSNLQLPEWRGTERQRRLADLSMQAHDIVPEHTDTSKRAYNRKTIPELETVQAEIDRLVEEALADDGESLFRAEDT from the coding sequence ATGACGGCCGACATCGCCGAGCGGTGGGGCCGCGAGAGCGCGCTGTACGAGGCCTACCGCGACGTCGCGCGCGACCTGCTGGCGAGCGACGAGCGGTTTCGGACCGCCCGCTCGGAGTGGGAGACGTTCTTCGAGACCAGCCACGGCGACGCCCTCGCGGACGTAGAGCGCCCGAGCGCCGCGGGCGAGCGACCGACCGACGAACTGTTCGTGGACTCGCTGTACTACGACTTCGTGGTGGACCGCATCGTCGCGCTCGCCGAGCGCGAGTTCGGGTTCGCGCTGGCCAATCGGGAACCGCGGGCGAACACCGGCGCGCTGTCGGTTCGCTTCCGGGCGTTGCACGACCGCGTCGTGAGCGAACTCGCCGACCTCGACGGGCGCGTCCCCGACCCAATCGAGGACGCGCTCACGAGGGCCGACCTCCGGGCGGCCGACACCGGCTTTCTCCGGCGACTCTACGAGGGCGTCGTCTCTCGGGACCTCCGCCTCGCGCTCGGGGAGTACCACACCCCGCGAGGCGTCGCCGAACTCGCGGTGGACGCACTCGGCGTCGAGGAGTTCGCGGACGCGACGTTTCTCGACCCCGGATGCGGGTCGGGCGTGTTTCCGTCGGTCTGCATCGAGCGCAAGATTGCGGCGCTGGAGGACACCCACTCCCCCGACGAAATCGTGGCCAACGTCACGTCGAGCGTCTTCGGCATCGACCTGAATCCGGTCGCGGTCACGAGTACGAAACTGAACTACCTGCTCTCGCTGTTGCCCGTCCTCGACGCGGCCGAGACCGAGCGCGTCGAACTCCCGGTCTTTCTGACCGACGCTGTCGGTCTGACCCGCGACGACCGGATTTCGTTCCGGGGCGAGGAGTTCGACCCCGCCGCCGACTACCTCGTCGGGAACCCGCCGTGGATTCCGTGGAGTCGCCTCTCGGAGACCGTGAAAGCTGGCTGGCGCGAGCGCGGCGACGAACTCGATCTACTCCCCCACGACGGGACCGCCTCGCGGTTGGGCCACGCCAACGACGACATCTCCCTGCCGTTCGTCTGGGTCTGTATCGACCGCTATCTGGACGCGGGCGGCGGGGCGAGTTTCGTCCTGAAGCGCGCCGTCTCGAAGGGACCTGCGGGCAAACTTCTCCGAACGCTGAGTGTGGACGAACGACCGCTCGCGCTCGAAGCGGTCCACGACTTCAACCGACTCCGACCCTTCGGCGAGCAGGTCGGCGCGAACGCCGCCGTCTACGCGCTCCGGGCCGACGCCGACCACGAGTTCCCCGTCGAGACGGTTTCGTGGACCGCCAGCGAGCGCGACGACCCCGCCGACTTCGCCACGCGAGCGTCAATGCGCCGGACGCTCGACCGCGAAGAGACCGCGCTCGTCCCGGTGGACGCCGACGAGGAGGCGTCGGCGTGGGTCCGCGCGGACGCCGAGCACGCGGCGCTCGGCGAGTGCGCCCACGAGATTCGCCACGGCGTCAAGGACGACGCCCAAGCCGTCTTCTCCGTCGAGCGCGAGGAACTGGCCGACCTCGAAGACGAGTTCGTCTACCCCTACGTCAAGTCGCGCCACGTCGTCAAGTACGGCCTGTTCGGCCACGAACTGCGACTGGTTCCGCTCCGGAAGGCCAACGAGGACAACGAAAAGGAACTGCGTGAGCGGTATCCGAAGACCTACGACTACCTCGAAACGCACCGCGACGCGCTCGAATCCCGGTCGTCGTCGTGGCTCGACAAGGGACCGTTCTACAACGTCTTCGGACTGGGCGAGTATACGTGGAGCGAGTACAAGGTCGCGTGGTGTCGCCTCGGGTTCAAGCCCCATTTCGCGGTCGTCTCGACCGTCGAGGACGCAGATTTGGGCCAGAAGCAGGTCGTGCCCGGCGACCACTTCATGTTCATTTCGGCCGACGGCGAGCGGGAGGCCCACTTCCTCTGTGCCCTGCTCAACTCGGCGACCTACCAGCGGTCGCTGAAACACGTCGCTTCGGAGGGGAAGGCTAGCCTCTCGAAATCGGTCGTCTCGAATCTTCAACTCCCCGAGTGGCGGGGGACCGAGCGACAGCGACGACTCGCCGACCTTTCGATGCAGGCCCACGACATCGTGCCCGAACACACAGACACCTCCAAGCGCGCCTACAACCGGAAGACGATACCCGAGTTGGAGACCGTCCAAGCCGAAATCGACCGCCTCGTCGAGGAGGCGCTGGCCGACGACGGCGAGAGTTTATTCCGAGCCGAAGATACTTGA